gatttattttaatgggGCCCCAATTTTAAAGCGCGTTCAACTTTTTAACGACTAAATCCACCATTGTCTACAAGAGTAAAGCAATTAGGTAGtaatttatcttaattttccAAGTACAAGTATTTTGTGATTATAAAActtgtaattaaaattgtatGACCTTGTCTAATTGAAAATCTAATTACTTGtatgaattaaaaagtatacagatctttataaaaagttatataaatgcataatgTCACAAGACAAAATATTTGAGAGAatatcatacacacacaaatagaacgataattatttcgtaaattatatattttttgtacatcattattgaatttatatagaaaaataattaatatgctTTGAATCATAGTTGAGTtggaaaagagatatatatctacttttttaattttttagtagtatctatttccttttccattttatcgattaatcaCTTGTATACATAATGtcaaaattcaattatttgtttttatagatttaatatattataaaaatctagATATAAGTTGATTACTTCTCTTATCTGTAATTCATTTTTGACCTTATTTCGAACAGTTTACTAAAAACGAGATTTAACTTAAAGATAGTTTTATATTGttgtcaaataattttatttttattaacccGATAAACAACAAATACACTCATTGTAATTTCAAGTATGCaggtttattttttatcaattttcagattgttaacattacttatgtatgttatttgtttttcaaaaatttaattttataataacagtaatgtgGATACGATTAATTTTCCGTACAATTctgatatcaataaaattaacataagAATGTTCATCTTAGCGTCGCATTGTCTAATCTAATTGTTCTTAAATGTATTTAAGATATGACTTGAATTAAAcgaattcaataattattattggtcAAGGTACGAATCAAATTCGACCGGATGAATGATTGTGACGAATAATAGATTACAGCATTGGCTACTGTAGTTGTGTTACATAATTGTAACAGTGAATTTGATTGCTGAGTTGTGTGTGAAaacgctattattaatatcaattatcaaaattgatattacgttataggaaaataaaaatgtttaattattttcaattatctcttttttttgtacaagtataaaattaataatttatatatatataattgtaacaacgaggaattataaaatgatattgctAATAACTTAATATCATTCTATccttaatttcattttaaatacattattgGTGAAAGCAacgtaataaatatgtaatataataacataatttcgATCATTTCTTAACTGGtagtttatgaaaatatttttataatcacaaTACTAATCaatagaaaaaatgtaatacatATGAAAactaaagatatttaaatagtATTATGAACTActctaaatatatacataaaaaatataaaaaatatgaacatatttataaatttatacagatttataaaatataaatactgaTTTATATTTCCTAAATGTTGGTGCTGGCCACTGACTCATCCTTTTGAAATGAGTGTAGTATCTGAGAAAGAagtaatttaaagaaaaaatatttaacttttttgATCATAATAACTAGATGATATACTGTCCACATCTAATTGTGATAACATTTCATCATCagaatcattatcgttattgtgtaatatattttcagtCCAATTTCTGTCCACTGATAGTGTTTGTTTATTATCaggtttatttttattattttctaatattgcTTCAGTATGCAAATTTTCATGTCCAGAAATGGATTCTACTGGTGTTACAACATCTCTgcatttaaaaatagaaagtcttgattttattgatacattctgattttgattattattttctcttttattactgttatttatATCTCGATCTTGAAGACATTTTAAAGAAGCGTCTGTTGAGATTTGTAAAAATGTAGTTTTATTAtcatgtatattttctttgttttctttcactataatatcatcttttaagtttctatttttctctttttcaaataaatttgttgataattttgatttgttaaaatttttctgaTTCTGAGAATTGCTAATTCCATTTAAATCTACAGAAAATGAACATAGGCCTGGATCAATATCAGAATTATTcgattgattgagatttccaTATGTTTTGCTACAATTTTTCTTAGAGGATGAACTATCTTCTTGACAAATATCTGAACTatctaaatttcttttttttatattatcatcttgaagtttatttaaatttgatgAATTAGATTCGATCATgcaaaattctttctttagaAGTTCCATATGtagtgtatgtataatatctcCTGTATGAGAATAAATTGCTAATAAATTTGAAGGCGAAATTAGAATGtgatatttatgaataataaacgtccctgaaatacataataatcctacattttgtaataaaattacaacATTTTTCTCTAAAGTTCCAGGATATTTTGCAGGAATATCTGCATGTATCGTTCCTTCAATCTTATCTGTAAAGTCTTTCAATACAATAGAAGGATTTTCATGACTGTAatctatattttctattatgcCTGCAAGAAATGGTATTTTAATACACTGATGTTGATTTGCGCTAGCTATTTGCTTAATTTGTGcaatttcgtaattttttaagaattcTGTAGGTAAATCATCTAACATTATTTGCCAAGCACCTTCTGAAAACAAAGTTTTAGTATTCTGAGAACAATACTCTGTTAAATTAGTATCCTTCTGATCTTTTATGCCTTCAACTTTGCTGTcttctaaattttttaaatatgttgAAATTATTGAAGTATCAATGATATCTGGTAATAATCCAGCTGGTCCTGGAAATTTTCTTACAAGAgttgttttcttatttaattgcTTTTCTGTTTTAAAGATAGAAGATGGATGCTTTATATTATCAAATCCTTCATTAAATGAAGTAGAATGTTTTAAATGttgcattaataaatattttcttgaatCTGTAGATATATCTtgcatattatcattaatattcttgcTTATTGGTTGTTGCATATTTTTAGATACTTCTTGTATCAAtttgttttgtcttttatcatgatcttcatttataattgatttttgatTACAACTTCTTATGTTAGAAACTGTAGTATTAGTAAGTGTTTCATTCTTGTGGAAAAAAGGTGATTTATGTGATGTTAGCGGACAAGAATTTGATTTCtgtaataaattgttaaatcCGACTTTACTTTTCTCACTATCTATGATCTTTTGACTTTGAGAATGAATAGGTGTAACTTCATTAGaagaaattgtattattattatctgttaaatttttgacattcttttttttaagaatatcaAGTACTATattctttctcaatttttgtacatttaaatcattttctaaTTTAGATCCATTTAGTCCTTGggaaatgatattttcttgTGAAGTATTTTCGATGCATGATTTTACTTTACTATATAATTCTTGATTCTTACATTTACTTTTAGAATCATCATTTGTTTTTAAAGTTTGTTGAAATAAGCctaaaacaaaattttgtcTTGATGTATAACCTATGTCAACTTCATTGGAGtcttcattgttattgtttgttgtACTTTGTTGCTTATTGACAATCTTATTGGGTGAAATAATAgtgctattatatatattcaatttacgTTTTTTTACAGGTAATTCTATTTCCTCATTTTCCAATTGTGAAAAGAACTTTGATGCTTTATCATCTACATCTTGCAAAAATTCCTAAAACATTAAatgtacattaaatatatgatttacttattaaattgtatgaatgacttattaattatttaacaatgtaCTAATAAAGTAAAGACAATAATTCTTAATTACCTCATCAAAATTCCAATCTTCACTTtcaaacatattttatataaacttacAACACATAAACActttcaaattataaataatacgaattaataaaaactaatgtaatggaattattaatttaatctcaCTTTCTgatcttaatttttatatagatctataaaataaaactgcAAAAAATTGGACAGTTCCCTGTTAACTATCTTCCTGTTCCTGCTAACGTCGGAATTGTAGGGACAAAAAGTTGTCTGTTTATCTACATAAATGTCACTAGACCCATCAGCGCCACGCTTTAGGTactcttaattttcttctgaTTGAGTACAGTATAAgttattaaaaacttttctgttataattattattattattattattattacattttataattgtaataaagtttaggtaaaaacaagaaataattttaacatgtCTATTATTCATAActattgataaaaaatgtggctataattatatatttatcataaaaatattaatgccATGATCATTACTGAATAGCCAATAGTAAAACTTTTAACTGTCATTTTTAATCTATATTCTTATGATATCAATACTCAttcagaaattttatatacaatatgaaaatgtatatatgtatttttttagtttattttaattaatattacgtcTCTTccatattatgtataaaattttttaatggttattagatataatgaaaatatagattaaaaataaggTACTTAAAAGTTTTGTCGGCTACACTACTGAtcattgattaaaattaatcgtaGTTGGTTGAAGTAGcctttaaaaatctttattaaatgaattcaaatttttttaaaaattaaaaacaaatttaactttattaaaaataaataaacttaaCTATAAGAAGTGTATAGATCACGATACAAAACGTGATTAGCTTTTTAGGTTTCGTTATAtacctttttgtttctttcatttttttctttgccgaCTAAATCATACTCTCTTCTTGCTGCATCGGTAAAGTAAGAATTATCGATCTaccataagaataattattgaagTGCCAtctagtaataaaatatttgaactaaatacaaggaaataaaagaatttaatatcgttcattATCCCTGGTCTTTTAATGGTTTATGTCATTAATGAGATCAGGCGTAATTCTTAACTGATTTTAATGAACAAggtctcattttaaagatgaagGTTTAATCTACGATATTTTTCTGGTAGAgttttgaaaaagtttttttttctttgaaaaaaatcgtgctaaaaatgatattttttcgagaataatttatgtacaaatagaaaattttagaGTAAACTTTtgtctttaaaatgagactTAGTTCATTacaatttatcgataattacgtctGTTCTCAGTAATGACATAATTGCTGTTTTCTATATTCTTCGCGAAAAAAAGTTTAGTACTGTTGCGCTCCTCGAAATTTTCGGCTTGCTCCTcctatcgatttttatatacacgttGAATGACGTATGTTTATATCCGTGAAGTAGCTATTGCTTACTTAATTGTTGCGTAAATAGCTaatacttgttttttttttaacatttctaaACGCAAAGAAATAGGTTTTTCGATTGTTGCGCAGAGAAGCTACGGTAACTTACTCGAACATTTTAATGAGCTTTGGTCAGATAAATGgcaaaaataaggaaatacaTATTCAATCCGTTTATGTCAAAGGATCtgaatttctaaaatattgttaaattttggaaaaatttatAGTTTCTTTTAGATTAAAATAGACTAAAAAGAGAgcatgtataaaatattggcAATCATCTAGATTCGTAATTCTTGAAATCTTAGGTTCGTGGCTTAAATGATTCTGATGGTTTTTTCATTGTATCgatgtaaatgaaaataatgaattaatttactcatttttctttatttgataatttagtAAATTGTTACTATTCAATCTCATATTTATTTCCTCCACTGATGGTTGATATGCATTTCACGATAATCTATGCTAGATATGACAGAACAGCagtataattttgttcgatgacaaatgtatataaagtatataaagtatatacatttgtcgattattttttcagaattaataattaatgaacatatatattatatattatttttaataaagatcaaaATACGAATTCGTTTCCATATTATCcatgaacttttttttctaacgttaTTTTGTTTTAGTTTCTTCTGAAATTGTTcacttcatattattattattattactactattactataataataatatgtaatgtaataatataataataaaaatagtaataagaagaagaaaaagaagaatatatttatattgaaacaaCGTGACATATATGATGACGGTATTTTATGAtaacaaaagaaggaaaaatatattattttacgtgATGGTTTGACGCgcgaattctcaacaaatcgTGTCCTTGATAATTTCGATACATGACCAtccatttaatataaatgacatATGAAGAAAAGTACgaaatgtttcttttgttttcgttcgctattgtttctctttgtcttattACTTTATGATCGTAATCCATTTGTTTTCATACTATTTCTTACTCATGATCAGTCGAAGCTAATTgtctttactattataatattaaatgtattaaataatatctagatgtatataaataatatttaagtatatttttattattattattatattatattattattattatatacatatatatatatattaattatatttattattttctatatatttattgtaaaacaAATGCGTACCAACGTCGTATCCAGCATGGATCACTGCAAAATGCACGTTACcattaaagaaagatatactTATAACACTGAAAAGTGTGAGCTCACAATCTACTAAACTACTCACTCTATTCACACGAAACCAATTATTATGACGCGTGAGAGGGGAATAACCAACACAAGCTTATACACCGATATGATAGTGGCATGGTAAGGACAACATTCTTCGCTTCTTTTGTAATTCACATTTTGTCACCTGTCGTTGAAGTCACACATGCTTTGAACAAAATGTAGTAAACAGccttaaaatatatacgatattggcattaaaataagatttttaaatattaaagtatcttgattaaatatttatcctgcgttaaaattaaaaataattaaaatattaatccgttactgaataattataaactttGAACAAGTTTAACTTTTCATACTAATTTATGTAATTGTATTGACTAATCATGTTGACAATTACAAAGTTCGTAGTCTCGATTTGACTTGACAATTACAAGCATTTCACTACACAAAGATAAATTAACGAatcaatattgtatatatttattttaattatataatgattattaatttatgagtcaatattgattatattatttatatatacaggatgtttttttttttttttaagttagtTTATTTGTCACAGctctttatatgtacataagtatAATCTTAAAAGACTTTTAACAGTGTTATCTTATAACTAAAGCTATAAGTTATCTATACGACAAATCTCCATAGCATTTGGTATcatagaatattaattaatcaataactGTGGTTAAAT
The genomic region above belongs to Vespa crabro chromosome 2, iyVesCrab1.2, whole genome shotgun sequence and contains:
- the LOC124422354 gene encoding bromodomain-containing protein DDB_G0280777-like isoform X1 encodes the protein MFESEDWNFDEEFLQDVDDKASKFFSQLENEEIELPVKKRKLNIYNSTIISPNKIVNKQQSTTNNNNEDSNEVDIGYTSRQNFVLGLFQQTLKTNDDSKSKCKNQELYSKVKSCIENTSQENIISQGLNGSKLENDLNVQKLRKNIVLDILKKKNVKNLTDNNNTISSNEVTPIHSQSQKIIDSEKSKVGFNNLLQKSNSCPLTSHKSPFFHKNETLTNTTVSNIRSCNQKSIINEDHDKRQNKLIQEVSKNMQQPISKNINDNMQDISTDSRKYLLMQHLKHSTSFNEGFDNIKHPSSIFKTEKQLNKKTTLVRKFPGPAGLLPDIIDTSIISTYLKNLEDSKVEGIKDQKDTNLTEYCSQNTKTLFSEGAWQIMLDDLPTEFLKNYEIAQIKQIASANQHQCIKIPFLAGIIENIDYSHENPSIVLKDFTDKIEGTIHADIPAKYPGTLEKNVVILLQNVGLLCISGTFIIHKYHILISPSNLLAIYSHTGDIIHTLHMELLKKEFCMIESNSSNLNKLQDDNIKKRNLDSSDICQEDSSSSKKNCSKTYGNLNQSNNSDIDPGLCSFSVDLNGISNSQNQKNFNKSKLSTNLFEKEKNRNLKDDIIVKENKENIHDNKTTFLQISTDASLKCLQDRDINNSNKRENNNQNQNVSIKSRLSIFKCRDVVTPVESISGHENLHTEAILENNKNKPDNKQTLSVDRNWTENILHNNDNDSDDEMLSQLDVDSISSSYYDQKS
- the LOC124422354 gene encoding bromodomain-containing protein DDB_G0280777-like isoform X2, which encodes MFESEDWNFDEEFLQDVDDKASKFFSQLENEEIELPVKKRLFQQTLKTNDDSKSKCKNQELYSKVKSCIENTSQENIISQGLNGSKLENDLNVQKLRKNIVLDILKKKNVKNLTDNNNTISSNEVTPIHSQSQKIIDSEKSKVGFNNLLQKSNSCPLTSHKSPFFHKNETLTNTTVSNIRSCNQKSIINEDHDKRQNKLIQEVSKNMQQPISKNINDNMQDISTDSRKYLLMQHLKHSTSFNEGFDNIKHPSSIFKTEKQLNKKTTLVRKFPGPAGLLPDIIDTSIISTYLKNLEDSKVEGIKDQKDTNLTEYCSQNTKTLFSEGAWQIMLDDLPTEFLKNYEIAQIKQIASANQHQCIKIPFLAGIIENIDYSHENPSIVLKDFTDKIEGTIHADIPAKYPGTLEKNVVILLQNVGLLCISGTFIIHKYHILISPSNLLAIYSHTGDIIHTLHMELLKKEFCMIESNSSNLNKLQDDNIKKRNLDSSDICQEDSSSSKKNCSKTYGNLNQSNNSDIDPGLCSFSVDLNGISNSQNQKNFNKSKLSTNLFEKEKNRNLKDDIIVKENKENIHDNKTTFLQISTDASLKCLQDRDINNSNKRENNNQNQNVSIKSRLSIFKCRDVVTPVESISGHENLHTEAILENNKNKPDNKQTLSVDRNWTENILHNNDNDSDDEMLSQLDVDSISSSYYDQKS